One part of the Vicia villosa cultivar HV-30 ecotype Madison, WI linkage group LG6, Vvil1.0, whole genome shotgun sequence genome encodes these proteins:
- the LOC131611642 gene encoding pectinesterase inhibitor 1-like, whose translation MSCTSILAIVFLFCIASSNAAVDIQPICQKAKNPSFCINLLAPKAGGDLKSLAQYTLNVDRTDTSNTVSLLKTLIGKSGVDPKLHSHYKNCLDHFDEEQALGDILEAIQLLKALDYQGVSSYMSAVMTNVDECLTDESPPDTSDLPKSAETVYQVSQISLIISNMLSNK comes from the coding sequence ATGTCTTGTACATCAATACTAGCTATTGTCTTTCTCTTCTGCATTGCATCGTCCAATGCAGCCGTTGATATTCAACCCATTTGCCAGAAAGCCAAAAACCCTTCATTTTGTATAAATCTCCTTGCCCCGAAAGCCGGCGGAGATCTCAAAAGTCTAGCACAATACACCCTCAACGTAGATCGTACCGATACATCAAATACTGTTAGCCTACTTAAAACCCTAATCGGGAAAAGTGGGGTTGATCCCAAGCTACACAGTCATTACAAGAATTGTTTGGATCATTTTGATGAGGAACAAGCTCTTGGTGATATTTTGGAAGCTATACAACTTTTGAAAGCTCTTGATTACCAAGGTGTGAGTTCATATATGAGTGCGGTCATGACCAATGTTGATGAGTGTCTTACGGATGAATCACCTCCGGATACTTCTGATCTTCCCAAGAGTGCTGAAACTGTCTACCAAGTTTCTCAGATTAGTCTTATCATTTCAAATATGTTGTCAAACAAATAG